From the Actinomyces sp. zg-332 genome, the window CAGGTGTGAGTATACGCACCCTGCAATATTATGACAAAATAAATCTTTTGTCCCCTTCTAAGTACAGTAAAGCTGGATATCGTTTGTATAACGATACAGACTTAGAACTGCTACAACAAATTTTATTATTTCGTGAACTTGAATTTTCTTTAAAAGATATTAGAAGAATCATAAATAGCTCTAATTTTGATAAAGAAAAAGCATTGGAACAACAAATTAAACTTTTGTCATTAAAACGTGAACACATCAATAATTTGATTGCCCTTGCTCGTGATATAAAAACGAAAGGAATAAGAAAAATGGATTTTACAGCTTTTGATACCAAGAAAATTGATGAATATACAGCCAAAGCCAAGGAAATTTGGGGAGAGACATCACAATATAAGGAATTTGAGAAAAAGGACAAAAAACGAACTCCAGATGAAAGAAAAAGGATAAATCAAGGCTTAATGAATATTTTCATCGAATTTGGAGAAAAGAAGAATAAAAGCAAAGATTCAGATGAGATACAGCTATTAGTAAAGAAACTGCATAATTATATTTGTGAAAACTACTATTCTTGTTCAAAACAAATTTTTGCTGAACTAGGAAAAGCTTATGGAAATGGTAGTGAGTTTACAAAGAATATAAACGCTACTGCTGGTACAGGAGTTGCAGAGTTTGTCTCATCTGCAATTGAAACTTATTGTGAGTAACAAATATAAGTTACTTGAAAATGCATCTATCCCAATGTAGGTGCATTTTCTTTATAAATTACGAGGAATAAATTAGGTATACTACTCGCCTAGTTATCGGAGCAGAGATAAATCTAATAGTAAACAATTAGTAATTCGTATAGTTCCACTGGAAATCTGCTTTGAAAGGAAAGTAAGTAAACTCGTGCAAAAAACGACTACAATGTAGCTGTCTTTATATCCTTATCTAAAACAGCTACATTCGCACCACAAATTAGACTTTACTTATACCGGACTTAATAAATCGTAAGCATTACATTCCCATTTATTTCTAGTATTTCCTTATAAAACTCTTTCAAATTTTCAAAGCAATCCATTATATCTTCTATTATTTCATCAATTTCTTCTTCATAATCCCAAATATCTGGATATAAGTCTGCTTCTTTTAAGGCATTTAGCTTTTCGCTTGTTTCAGAGATTTCCTTTTAGAACAGTTGCTGTTTTTGAGCAAGTAATTTTGCATTGGAAGGATCAAGTTTTAATAGGCTGTTTATATCCTTAAAGAACTTTGTGTTGATTTAATTGTAGCGTTTACACTTTTTAAGGCTTTATCAAGACCAGTAGTATCTCCACTAATCTCAACTGTAATACCTTTATTCTATTAGCCACTTGACCACCTCCTTCCTAAAATGGGCATTAAAAACATATATTTTTTCGTAAATGTCTTAGTAATATATTTTATTCAGTTCAACAAACTCGTAATTTGTTGAAGTAAATTAAAGATTTGAACTCGAATAATTAAAATTTACTTTTCTATCAAAACTTGAGTTCTGGCGATTAAATCCCCTAAATGTCTTCTATCATTTCTTATGGTTCCCATTAAAAATAAAACTAACATGAGTCCAACTGATAATATCTCCAAAACTATACTAATAGTATCGAAGCCGGTATACATACCCCTGATAGTGCCCATATGCCCTAATTGCCATGGTAAAAACTTTATTGTGTTTCGAACTAAAGCAGAGGTATAGTTCTTATTTTTATAAGCCAGCTTTAGTCCCATCTTTCTTTTTCCAATACTTCCACCATTATAATCAAGATAAGTAAAAAGAAAGATTATCGGAATAACGGATGAAACAAAAACAATTATCTGAGACTGTATATGCGTATATGAGGGAATTCCTTTTAATACCAATGTGTAAAATAAAATACAAACAATAAATAGACATACCAGATATGCACTTATGACCAACCAGTCTATAAAAAGTTCTTTCACTCTAGTTGAAAAACCTATTTTATTATTTTCTTTATACATTCTCCCCTCCCCTCACAAATTCTATTTTATTTTTACTTGTTACCCTTTTTATAGAAAAAGTTCAAGTATTTATATTAAATATGTATCAAACTCAGCTTCTCCTACTATTTTACTATATTTGACACTATCACTTGCTTTTTCACTCCAAATATCAAGCACCATCCCGTTTTGTAAATAAATCCAGTTCACAAATACTTATCCTTATTTCCACACATCTTGCTAGAAATAGAGCTGTTGTCGTTTCCTTGCTACTTTTGGGAAGTTTTTTAGACTGAGCTTTCCGTCTCTAAATTTGCTCACTATCTCATTTAGTACTATTCTAATCCCCTCTATCCCTGTCAAAGTCTCATCATTTTTCTATGGCGTAGGATATGATAGAAATTAATTTGTATAATAACTTTCTTTCTTCCTCATACAAGTTTCTTTAAACAGTAATAACAATCTTTTCTGTAAGAAATCATCTATTCAATGCCATAAATATTTGTGGAATAATAATCTCTATTAATCTTTTCCAAAAACCTGCTACTGTATTGTGATAATGTATATAAGACTCTTTCTTCTTTACCATAGTTTATAGAGTCAACTAAAGTATTATAGTCTTTTGTTAGTACAAAGTCGTAAGTCATCTGTATTCCTTTTGTGAAGTTAGCATTTATTTCTCATTACTTTCTTAATACAACAACTTTCATATAACACGTAGTAAAAAATATTGATTTTAGGGATAAGTTCCTTTGTAACTTTTGAAGTTTGAACTTTATCTTGAAAAATTATGGTCTAATAAGAAGTCTTTTAGTTTTTAAACAGTTCACGACTATTTAATAAGATTAATAAGTCTTTCATAAAGTTATATATCCAAATATTAGTTTCAAGGACATTAAAGTCTTTACGAGTTTATATAAAATTAACCATATTGTTCATCAGTATTTCTCCTAAGGGTTTTCCCAACCACATTCCCAGCAATATACTCAGCTTTTGTTACTTGCATAACAAAAATAACAGTAAAAAATACTGGCAAATTAGAGTATAAAAATGTCACTAACCACACATAAAACTATTTTCCTGTAATATATATTGTATGAGTGATACTTTTCATACTAATAAAAACGCCAACTTACTTTTATTCGGGGCTAGTATTTCGATAGTTTTAGCTGGGTTCACAGCCTTATCTGTCTCCACAGCTATGCCTGACATTGCTAGAGTTTTGAATGGTATACACTTATACCCTGTTGCTTTCGGTATTCCAATTGTAGGGCAACTAATCGCAACACCAATTGCTGGTGCTATAACTGATTCGCGAGGAGCTAAGAAGCCGCTAATACTAGGGTTCTTACTTTTCGTTTCAGGATTACTCTTATGTGGATTCGCACCAGGAATTAACACATTTATCCTAGGCAGGGCTCTACAGGGCTTTGGAGGCGGCTTCCTAATGGTTCCCGTCTACGCTCTAGTAGGTTTGTTAGTTACTCCTAGTAGACGCCCACTATTTTTTGCTTCTTTTGCTTTAGCTTGGGTATTACCTGCTATTTTTGGTCCTGTTTTGGCTGGAAAGATTGTTGAAGCTGGACATTGGCGCTGGATTTTCTTAGGAATGACACCACTAGTCATTTTAGCTTCTACCATCATTATTCCGTTGCTTTTCAAATTACCTACATATAATAAACAAGTTCCTGAACGCACTCGTAGTATCATGTTTATGGCTACTGGAACTGGTCTTTCTATAGGTTTAATAATGTTAGTAGGAACCCTTCCACGCCATTTATATGCTCTAAAAACTATCGGCACTCTAATCGGTATTGCAATAGCAGTATATTGTGCACCTAGGCTATTCCCATCAGGTACCTTTAAACTAAAAAAAGGTATACCATCAGTTGTTGCTTGCCGTGGCGTATCAAACGGATTATTTGTAGCCCTCGAATCTTTTATTCCACTAGTATTGCAAAGTGGACGTGGATATTTGCCATCAAACTCAGGGATTTTACTTACAATTGGAACTTTAGCCTATGCTCTAGGATCAGTTGTGCAAGGAAAAATTATTCGTCCTGATTTAGCTAGAAAAGTTCCACAAGTTGGCGCTTATTTAGCATTAGTCGGTGCAATTTTGACCTCTACTATAGCTTTCGTCCAGCTGCCTGTATTCATAAGTGTAATTGGCTGGACTGTAACAGGTTTTGCTGTCGGATTAATATATCCTAGTATGTCAGTTTTAGTGTTATCTTGGACTCCACAAGCCCAGCACGGTGAAGCATCTTCCAGTTTACAAATAGCAGACACTATTGGTAGCGCTACAGCTATAGCAACAGTCACAGCTTTATTCTCAATAGTTTTCGTATTCCCACCACCATGGCCTTATGTACCAGTCGTGTCAATTGGAATAATACTAGCAATTCT encodes:
- a CDS encoding MerR family transcriptional regulator; this encodes MRTVNEISKLTGVSIRTLQYYDKINLLSPSKYSKAGYRLYNDTDLELLQQILLFRELEFSLKDIRRIINSSNFDKEKALEQQIKLLSLKREHINNLIALARDIKTKGIRKMDFTAFDTKKIDEYTAKAKEIWGETSQYKEFEKKDKKRTPDERKRINQGLMNIFIEFGEKKNKSKDSDEIQLLVKKLHNYICENYYSCSKQIFAELGKAYGNGSEFTKNINATAGTGVAEFVSSAIETYCE
- a CDS encoding DUF1877 family protein, which produces MSETSEKLNALKEADLYPDIWDYEEEIDEIIEDIMDCFENLKEFYKEILEINGNVMLTIY
- a CDS encoding RDD family protein; translated protein: MYKENNKIGFSTRVKELFIDWLVISAYLVCLFIVCILFYTLVLKGIPSYTHIQSQIIVFVSSVIPIIFLFTYLDYNGGSIGKRKMGLKLAYKNKNYTSALVRNTIKFLPWQLGHMGTIRGMYTGFDTISIVLEILSVGLMLVLFLMGTIRNDRRHLGDLIARTQVLIEK
- a CDS encoding MFS transporter; this translates as MSDTFHTNKNANLLLFGASISIVLAGFTALSVSTAMPDIARVLNGIHLYPVAFGIPIVGQLIATPIAGAITDSRGAKKPLILGFLLFVSGLLLCGFAPGINTFILGRALQGFGGGFLMVPVYALVGLLVTPSRRPLFFASFALAWVLPAIFGPVLAGKIVEAGHWRWIFLGMTPLVILASTIIIPLLFKLPTYNKQVPERTRSIMFMATGTGLSIGLIMLVGTLPRHLYALKTIGTLIGIAIAVYCAPRLFPSGTFKLKKGIPSVVACRGVSNGLFVALESFIPLVLQSGRGYLPSNSGILLTIGTLAYALGSVVQGKIIRPDLARKVPQVGAYLALVGAILTSTIAFVQLPVFISVIGWTVTGFAVGLIYPSMSVLVLSWTPQAQHGEASSSLQIADTIGSATAIATVTALFSIVFVFPPPWPYVPVVSIGIILAILTFVSSKRLYVNDDINYEVKDFKF